In the genome of Deinococcus budaensis, the window CAGCGCCGGGGCGAAAAGCCGCCTGGCGGGCATCTTCCACAGCCTGTCCATGCTGGCGATCATCCTGCTGGTGCCCGGCCTGGTGAGCCTGGTCCCCATGCCCGTGCTTGCCGCCGTGATGATCGTGGCCGGGGTGGGCGCGATCCGCTTCGCGGACATCGGCTTCATCTGGCGCACTGCCGGTTCGGGCCGCTGGGTGCTGGCCGTGACCTTCCTGGCGACGCTGCTCGTCTCGGTGGCGGCGGCGGTCGCGGTCGGGGTGGTGACGGCCATCGTGTTCAACTTCTACTCCGCGACCCGGACGGTGCAGGTGCGGGCGCTCGTGCAGCAGGAGGACGGCGAGATTCACATCGTGGACCCGCCCAGGGAACTGCCGAGCCGCAGCGTCACCGTGCTCGAGGTCTACGGCAGCCTCTTTTTCGCGGCGGCCCGCACGCTCGGGGACCTGTTGCCGAAGCCTGGCGGGGCCGAGCGCCCGGTGGTGGTCTTGCGGCTGCGCGGCAACTACCAGATCGGGTCCACGCTGATCGAGGTGCTGAACGACTACGCGCACAACCTGGCCCAGGCGGGGGGTCGCCTCTACCTGGTCGGCATGGACGAACAGATGAGTGCCCGCCTCCAGCGCGCCCGCCGGTTCGATCTCGACCAGGAGGTCGTCATCATTCCGGCGAGCGATGTCCTGGGGGGGTCAACGCGGGAGGCGGTGTCGGCGGCAGCGGAGTGGCTGCGTCAATCTGGAGACAACGTGGACGTGAGTGACGAAGTGGCGGCATGGAAGGATTAAGGCGTGGGGCGGTGTTAAGCGGGCGGGCTGTGCCTCAGCGGTTTGTCCGTCTCTTTCCTGAGGCTGCCCCGCCCGTCCACCCCCTCTCCTGCGGAGCTGCACCAGTCTGCTTCGCAGCTCTCCGAGTCCCAACCTCTTCCCTCACCAGGGACGGGCGGCAGGGAGGGCGACCGTGAGTGACCCGATGCCCGCCACCGCCAAGGCCGCCCCCGGCGAGTCGCGCTGGAGCAAACTGCGGCAGGACACCGTCGCCGGGCTGATCAACGCCGTCGTGAGCGTGCCCGACGGGCTGGCCTCGGCGGCGCTGGCGGGGGTGAATCCGGTCTACGGCCTCTACACCAGCATCGCTGCGCCGGTCGCCGGGAGCGCCCTGGTCAGCGCCCAACTGATGCAGATTTCTACCACCACTGCCTCGGCCCTGGCGGCGGGGCAGGCCATCGCGGGCTACCCGGCGGCCCAGCGCGACGGGGCGCTGTTCCTGCTCGTCCTGCTCGTCGGCGTGTTCCTGGCGATCTTCGGCGTACTGCGGCTCGGGAGGCTGGTGCGCTTCGTCTCGCACGCGGTGATGACCGGCTTCCTGACCGGGGTGGCGGCGGTGCTCGTCCTCGATCAGCTCGCGCCGCTGGTGGGGTACAGCCCACGGGGTGCCAACGAGATCGTGCAGTTCGTGGACCTGCTGCGCAATCCCGCGCAGTTCAACGTGCCCACCATCCTGACCGGCGTGGTGGCCCTCGCCCTCGTCTTCGGGCTGGCGCGGACCCGGCTCGCCACGCTGGCCTCCCTGGTCGCGCTGGTCGTGCCGACGCTGCTGGCCGTTCTGTTGGGCTGGGGGGCGGTGGAGCAGGTGGCGGACGTCAGCCCCATTCCGCGCGGCCTGCCCACGCTGACGCTGCCGAACCTCTCGCTGCTCTCGGTGCCGCTGCTGCTGGCGGCCTTCTCGCTCGCGGTGGTGATCGCCGTGCAGGGGGCGGGGGTCAGCCAGAGCGTGGAGAACCCCGACGGGCGCCCGGTCAACCCCTCGCGGGACATGATCGCGCAGGGCGTGGCGAACGCGGCGAGCGGCCTGCTCTCCGGCATCCCGGCGGGTGGCTCGGTCGGGCAGACGGCACTGAACGTCAGCGTGGGCGCCCGCACCCGCTGGGCGGGCATTTTCGGCGGCGTCTGGATGCTCGCCATCGTGCTGCTGTTCCCCAGTCTCGTCGGGCGGGTGCCGATGGCGGTGCTTGCGGCGCTGATGATCCAGGCGGGGATCAGCGCGATCAACACGCGCGAGGTGCGCTCCATCTGGAAGACGGGCGGCGCGGCGCGCTGGTCGATCCTGGTGACCTTCGTGGCGACGCTGCTCCTGTCGGTACCCGTCGCGGTCGCAGTGGGCGTGGGGCTGACGGTCATCCTGTTCCTGTCCTCGTCCGCGAGCGACGTGACCGTGCGCGAGCGCGTCACCCTGCCCGACGGGCGCGTGGCCGAGGTTGTCCCGCCGAAGACCCTGCCCAGCGAGGAGATCACCGTGCTCGACGTGTACGGCAGCCTCTTTTTCGCGGGGGCGCGGACGTTGCGGGAAGTGTTGCCCAGCCCCCAGGGCAGCGCCCGTCCGGCGGTGGTGCTGCGCCTGCGGGGCCGCACGCGGGTGGGCGCCACCCTGATCGAGGTGCTCGACGACTACGCCGACGACCTCGCGGAGGTGGGCGGGCGGCTGTACCTCAGCGGGGTGGACGAGGACGTGGGCGAGCAACTGCGGGAGGCGGGCAAGCTCGACATGGGCGGTTCCGTTCATGTGGTGCCCGCCGGGGAGGTGGTCGGGGACTCGACTGCGCAGGCGGTGGCCTCCGCGAGTGGTTGGCTGGGCAGCACGCGGCAGGGCACGCCGCGGATGAAGCGGGCGTAGGAGACCAGGAGGCAGCATGTTTCAACAGCTTCAACAATGGGCTGTCCAGATCGAGACGTTTCTCGACTACGACCGCAGCGTGTCCGACGTGGGCGGGTTCGAGATGGCCCTGCGGACGATCCTGATCTACCTCTTCTCGCTGTTTCTGGTCCGGATCGGGAGCAAACGCTTCCTGAACCAGGCGTCGGCCTTCGACGTGATCATCGGCATCATGCTCGGCTCGGTGATGAGCCGCGCGATCAACTCCTCGGCGCCGCTCTTTCCCACGCTGGGCGCGGGGCTGGTCCTGATCGGCCTGCACGCGCTCCTCGTCCGGCTGGCTTACCGCAGTGGCTGGTTCGGCCCGCTCGTCAAGGGCAACCCGGTGCTGCTGATCAAGGACGGCCAGCTCCAGATGGAGGGACTGCGGGAAACCGGCGTCGCCAGGAACGACCTCGACCAGGCGCTGCGGCTGCAAGGCCGGACGACGGACCCGTCCGACATCAAACTCGCCTACCTGGAGCGCAACGGCCAGATCAGCATGGTCTCCCAGGACAGCGGGCCGCGCGTGCTGGAGGTGAAGGTGGAAGATGGGGTGCAGACGGTCCGCATCCGGCTGGAGTAGTTGGCAGGGCGCGTAGCCGGGAAGGGAGATGGGGACGGGGCAACCAGGCGCGGAGGCACAGGACAGACGACCAAGAGCAGCACAGGGAGGGAAAAGCTATGGACCTGGGGTTGAACGGCAAAACGGCGCTCGTCACGGGCGCAGGCTCCGGCATCGGGCGGGCGGTGGCGCTCGCTTTCGCGGCGGAGGGCGCGAACGTCGTCCTGACCGACCTGAAGCAGGAGGGCATGGACGAGACGCTGCGGCTGATGCGGCAGGCAGGCTCCGGTGAGGGCGCGACCCTGATCGCGGACGCGGGGAGTCCTGAGGACCACCAGCGGGCTGTGGACCTGGCCGTGGAGCGCTTCGGCGGCCTGCACGCCGCCTGCAACAACGCCGGGATCGGCGGCGAGACGAACCCGGTGGCCGACCTCAGCCCGGAAGGCTTCCGCAAGGTCATTGAAGTCAACCTGCTGGGCGTCTTTTACGGGATGCACGCGCAGATTCCCGCCATGCTGCGCGGCGAGGGCGGGGCCATCGTGAACATCGCCTCGATCCTGGGGCAGGTGGGCTGGGAGAACTCCTCGCCCTACGTGTCCTCCAAGCACGGCGTGGTGGGCCTGACCCGCTCGGCGGCGCTGGAGTACGCGCAAAAGGGCGTGCGGGTGAACGCGGTCGGCCCCGGCTTCATCCAGACCCCGATTCTGGGCCAAGACCAGGCGGCGCTCGACCACCTGGCCTCGCTGCACCCGATGGGCCGGATGGGGCAGCCGGAGGAGATCGCCAACCTCGTCGTCTTCCTGTGCAGCCCCCGCGCCAGCCTGATGATCGGGGGCTACTACCCGGCGGACGGCGGCTACCTGGCGAAGTAGGGAGCGGGGGCTGAGAGGGGCGGAGGGGCAAGCGGCCCCCGCTGGGCCTGCCGGAACCCCGGCGCGGGGTCCCGACAGGCCCTGAAAGGGCGCCCACCTCTGCCCCGCCAGAACGCCTCTCGGAGGCGGCACGTTCGTCCCTCAGACTTCGCCCCCGAAAGGTCACCATTCATGCAAAAACCACCCCCCGTCCGGATCGTCAACCTGCTGCCCAGCGCCCTGATCGTGGTCGGCGTGCTGCTGCTGCTGAGCTTTTTCGGGCGGGTCAGTTCGGCGCTGCTGGCGGTCACGCTGGCGGTGCTGCTGGCGACCGCCCTGAATCCGGTGGTGGTCTTTTTCGAGCGGTGGATGCCGCGCGGGGTGGCCGCCGTGCTGACCGTGCTGCTGGTGCTGGGGGGTCTGCTGGGCCTGGTGTGGCTGGCGGTGCCGCCCATCGCCGCGCAGTTTGCCGACCTGCTTCAGGGGCTGCCCAGAGACGCCGCGCAACTGGAGGGCCTCTTGCGCGAGTGGCTGGACCGCACGCCGCAGCTGGCCGCCCTGGCGCAGCAGATCGACCTGGACGCCCTGGCCCGGCGCGCGGTGGGGTGGCTCTCCAACCTGTTTCCCGTGCTGCTCTCGGTCACCGGGGCGGTGGCGTCCTTTCTGGTGCTGGCGGTGGTCACCTTCATCACGCTGCTGTTCGCGCTGAGCAACCCCGTGCCCCTGATCAACGGCGTCCTGGGCGCGCTTCCGCAGCGTCACCGCCCGCAGGCCAGAGAGGCGCTGGCGAACGTGCTCAACCAGATGGGCGCCTGGGGCCGGGCGCAGGTGCTGGTCATGCTGATTATCGGCGTGGGCATGGCCGCCGGGCTGTACCTGCTGGGCGTCGAGAACTGGCTGGTCTTCGGGGTGATCAGCGCCCTCGGGGAACTGATTCCGAACCTCGGCCCGGTGCTCGCCGCCGTTCCGCCGGTCCTCTTTACCCTGCTGGGCGATCCGCAGCTGGCCTTCTATGTCGCCGCCTACGCCGTCGTGCTGCAACAGGTCGAGGGCAACCTGATCGTGCCCCTGCTGATGGGCAAGGCCGCCGAGATGCATCCCTTCTCGATCACGGTGGGGGCGGTGCTGTTCGGCAGCGTCTTCGGGCTGGTGGGCGCGGTGCTGGCCGTGCCTTTTTTGATCGTGATCAAGGCCGTCTACGAGACTTTCTACCTCGACCGGCAGCCGGAGGTGTCCGAACAGAAGACCGAGGACCTGATTCACGGCGAACTGGCGCAGGCGGCGCCCGAGCAGGGCGGGCCAAAGGATCGGCCCTGAGGCCAGCGGGGCAGGCTCCCCTGCGGACCGGGGGCCGCGCTCAGGAGGGGTCGGCGGCGGCCTTTGGCCGGGCGCCCGCGCCCTGGGGCGCGCGCTCCGGCGCGGCGCGCTGGGCCTTGGCCTGGTACATGCGCTGGTCGGCCAGGCGCACCACGTCGCTGATCGCCGCGCACTCGTGGCGCCAGGCGATGCCGATGCTGGCGCTCACGCCGTCCACGAACGGCACCTGAAGGCGGTCGTAGGCCCACGCCGTGAACGCCTCCGGAGGCCCCGGAAACTGGGTCATCAGCAGCAGGTACTCGTCGCCCCCCATCCGGTAGACCCGGCCCCACGGCCCCGTGACCCGCAGCAGCCACACGGCGTACCCCTTGAGCAGCGAGTCTCCCAGCGCGTGGCCGAAGCGGTCGTTGATCGCCTTGAAGCCGTCGAGGTCGATAAACACCACCGCAAAGGAGGTCGAGGTCGCGTCCAGGGCGTCCAGATCGCCCTCAAAGGCGTGGCGGTTGGGCAGGTGCGTGAGGGCGTCGGTCTTGGCCGTCACCGCCAGGGCCGCGAGCTGGTTGCTCAGAAAGACGTTGGTCTCGCGCGCCTCCAGATACAGCAGCCGGAGTTCCAGCACGGCCAGGGCGAGGGGCGAAAACTCCAGCTCGGGCACCGCGCTGACCGCGTGGTCCGACTCTGCCCCCAGCCGCTGCGTCCGGGTGCCTTCCCCAGACGGCTCTCCTGCCCACGCCACCGGGACCCGGTCCCCGCCCTCCTGCGACCACAGGGTGACGCCCCGCAGGCCCCCCGTCCGGTGCAGGAGCGCGGCGAGCAGGTCGGCTCTGGATTCGGCGGCCATCAGCGCGAGCAGCGCGTCAGTGGAGGGTTCTGGAAAAGCGGCCATCGTGTTCGTTAGAAATATCACTCCGGGTGGGCCGGGGTTGGTGTCGCGTGTCTGAATACATTCTTGCGGGTGGCGCGGGGGCGCTGGCCCGCTTGAGCCACGGGCGTCCGCTGGAACTGGTCCACTGGAGCCGGTTCGCTGCGGCCGCCGCTCCCGCCTCCCGGGTTCCGGGAAGAGGCCGCGCCGCAGGCCTGCGGCGCGCACGCAAAAGGCGCGGGCCGCTTCTTTTACACTGTCCGGGTGGGTAATCCCTTGATCGAGTTCGGTATCCTGGTGCTGCTGCTGATTCTCAACGGCTTTTTCTCCGGGTCCGAACTGGGCGTCATGGCCTCGCGCAAGTCGCGCCTGCAAGCCCGGGCCAGCGCTGGACACGGCGGCGCCCGGCGCGCCCTGGACCTCGCGGAGCGCCCCGGCATCTTTCTCGCCACGGTGCAGATCGGCATCACGCTGATCGGCACCATCAGCGCCATCTTTGCCGGGGGCAGCCTCACGGGGCCAGCAGAAGCGCTGCTGCGGCCGCTGTTCGGCCCGGCCGCCGCCACGGCCGCCTCGGTCGCGGTCGTGCTGCTGGTGACCTTTCTGTCGCTGGTGCTGGGCGAACTCGCGCCCAAGAGCATCGCCCTGCGCAACCCCGAGGCCCTGGCCGCCCGGGTCGCGCCCTTTTTTCAGCGGCTCTCGCGGGTGGCCCGCCCGGTCGTGTGGCTGCTGGAAACCACCACCCGGGGGCTGCTGTGGGTGGTCGGCATCCGGGGAGAGCCGCAGGAAAAGGTCACCGAGGAAGACGTGCGCGCCCTGGCGCTTCAGGCGGCGGAAAGTGGCGGCCTGGAGGAGGGCGAGACCGAACGCATCGACCGGGTGCTGCGCTTCAACGACCGCCGCGCCCGCGAGCTGATGACCCCCTGGCCGGACGTGGTGACGGTCGACGTGACCCTGCCCCTGAGTCAGGTGGTGGACCGGGTCCTGGCCTTTCCGCACGACCGCTATCCGGCGGTGGACGCGCGGGGCGAGGTGCTGGGGCAGCTCAACGTGGTGGACGTGCTGCGCGCGTCCCGCACGGGCGAGGCGCTGCCTGGCCTGCTGCATCCGGTGGTCTACATGCCGGAGACCGCCTGGGCAGAAGACGTGCTGGCCCGGCTGACCAGCGAGGGGCACCGCCGCCTGGCGATCGCCGTGGACGAGTACGGCACCCTGTCCGGGCTGCTCACGTCCACCGACCTGCTGACGGAACTGGCGGGGGCGGACTCCCCGCCGGAGGAGGGCCTGATCGTGCGGCGCGAGGACGGGTCCTACCTGGTCGACGGCGGGATGCCCATGCACGACCTGCGCGACACCCTGCCGCTGCCCCGGCAGGGGCGCGAGGACTTCAACACGCTGGCAGGCTACCTCCTCGAAGCCCTGGGCGAGTTCCCGTCGGTCGGCGCCCAGACCGAGGTCGAGGGCTGGACCCTGGAGGTCGTGGACCTGGACGGGCCGCGCATCGACCGTGTCCTGATCTTCCCGCCCCACGACGTGGTGCTCGTCGACCTGCGCGGCCTCTGACCCCACCCCCCTGACCCTTTCCAGGTCAAGCTGGTCCACGCGCCCAGGGCCGTGCCCGTGCGCTGAGCAGCGGCGCGGAGCCGCAGCGGGCCGGGCACGTCCCGGCTCAGGCTCAGGTTTCCCGCAGCAGGGCGTGGACACGGCTCTCCAGCTCCTCCCACTCCACGGCCGTCTGCCGTCCGGCGTCGAACTCCGCGCCCAGCTCGGCGTGCAGCGCCTGCACCCCCGGATGATGCTTGTCCAGCTCCCGCCCGGTGTGGCCCTTGATCAAGAAGATCAGGCCTGCCAGGCCGCTGTCCTTGGTCAGGCTGACCTCCAGCGGGCGGCCCAGCAGCCCCGGCACGTCGAAGGGCGCGTACATCGGCCAGAACTTGTTCAGCCCGTCCGCATGAATCCCGGCGCGGGTCCGGTGGGCGTCGCGCCCGTAGAGCGGGTACTTGGCGGGCACCCCCTGGCCCAGCGCCCCGTACAGCTCGGCCAGGCTGTTCAAGGCCGGGAAGTTCGGCCGCTCCACGAGGCCCAGGCCCACCAGATGCAGCAAGGCGCCCTCCAGCGGGGCGTTGCCGCTGCGCTCGCCCTTGCCCAGCAAGGTGCCGTTGATGGCCGCGCAGCCCGCCAAGACGGCCGCGAGGCAGTTCGCCACGATCAGGTGCGTGTCGTTGTGGGGATGAAATTCCAGCAGCTCGCCCGGCACGCCCGCCGCCCGCAGCTCGCGCACCATACCGGGAACGCTGCGCGGCCAGGCCACCTGCTCCAGCGGGAGGCCGACGCCCATGGTGTCGCACAGGCGGAACTTCGGGGCCTGCTCGGCCGGAAAGTCGGCGGCCAGCGTCTGCACGGCCTCCACGAAGGGCAGGATGAACTCGCGCGGCGCCCGGGTGGCGTCCTCCAGATGCAGCCGGGGGCGCAGGCCCGCGTCCAGCACGGCCGCCACGGCGCCGAGGTAGGCCCCGGCCGCCTGGGCGCGGCCCCCCGGCGTGAACTTGTGGAAGGTGTGGTAGTCGCTGGCGCTCGCCAGCATGCCCGTCTCGCGCACGCCCAGGTGGGCGACCAGCGCCGCGTCCTGGCGGGTGGCCCTAATCCAGGTGGTCGGCTCGACCGGGTGCCCGCCCCGCCAGCGCTCCAGCGCCCCCTCCAGCATGGCGCGGTCCGCCGGGCGGTACACGAAGAACTCCGCCTGCCGCAAAGCCCCCGTCGTTCCGGTGAACTCGCCCATCAGGTCGTAGATGCGCAGGCCCGTCTCGACGGTCAGCGGCAGGCCGCCCTGCTGCCCGTCCCGGTGGGTGGTCTCGGTGGTCCAGGCCTGGACCGGGAGGTCCGCCGGGCGCTTTTCCCAGACGAACGCCGGAAAGTCTCCGGGCGGAAAGGCGTCGGGAAACAGGTTGGCTTCGGCCACGTCGGGCACGGCAGAGGTCGCGGACATGAACCCACGCTAGACATTATCCTCAATGCCGTCAATCTTGATTCGCTAGTCAATGTTAGGGTGAATTCATGTCCTCTCTGACGGCTGCGGAAGCCACCGGGCTGCTGGGCGTGAAGCCCGCCACGCTGTACGCCTACGTGTCGCGCGGGCTGGTGCGCTCGGAACCGGGGCCGGCCGGGACGCGGGAGCGCCGCTACAACGCGCAGGATGTCCACGCCCTGCTGGGCCGCCAGACCGCGCGCCGGGACCCCGAGGGAGCCGTCCACGAGGCGGTGGGCGGCGCGCTGCACTGGGGAGTGCCCGTGCTCGACAGCGCCCTGACCCTGATCGCGGCTGGAAAGCTGCGCTACCGGGGTCAGGACGCGGTCACCCTGGCCCGGCAGGCGAGCGTCGAGGAGGTCGCCGCCCTGCTGTGGACCGGGGACCCGGGGGGCTGGGCGCACTTGCCGCTCAGGGCCAGGATGCCGCTCCAGCCGGTGCCGCACGCCTCGTCGGGCAGCGAGGCCCTCGCTTACGCCCTCGCCCACGCGGGGGCGCACGACCTGACGGCCGGAGACACCCGGCCAGCGGCGCTCCCGGCCCAGGCGGCGCGGGTGCTCAATTTGCTGTACGCCACCCTGGAACGCTTCGGGCGCATCCCGCCTGCCCCGGACCTGGCCTTGCACGCCCGGCTGGCCCGGGTCTGGAACGTCCCGGAGGGGGCCGACCTCCTGCGCCTGGCCCTGATCCTGCTGGCGGACCACGAGCTGAACGTCAGCACGTTCACGGCGCGGGTCACGGCCAGTGGGGGCGCCAACCTGCACCACGTGACCCTGGCCGCCCTGTGCGCCCTCCAGGGCCGCCAGCATGGCCTGAGCGTCGTGGAAGCCTCCGAACTGGTCACCCATGCGCACCGGGACGGCCCGGCCCGGGCGCTGCGGGACGCGGCCCGCCGTCAGGCCCGGCTGCCCGGCTTCGGCCACCGGCTCTACCCGGACGGCGACCCCCGCGCCGCCGCCCTGCTGGCGGCCCTGGAGGAGAACTTTGCCGGTCACCCCGCGCTGAGCGCGGCCCAGGGGCTGGCGGCCCTCGTCCGCGCGGAGACGGGGGAGAGGCCGAATGTCGACCTCGCCCTGGGGACGCTGGGGCAGGTGCTGGGCCGCGAAACGGACGACGCGGTGACCCTCTTTGCCCTGGGCCGCGCCGTGGGCTGGCTGGCCCACGCGCTGGAGGCCATGCTGGGCGGCCAGATGATCCGCCCACGGGCCCGCTATGTGGGCCGGATGGAATAGGGCGGCGCCGGAGGAAACCGTCCCCGACTGCCCCCGCCTCCCGGACAGGGCCAGCCGCATGAAGGTGGGGCCAGCGATGCGCCGACCAGCCGCGCGAGGACGTAGGGGGCGCCCAACGCCTGGGGAACTTGCCCACCAGGGTCAGGGCGGCCGGAAAAGAGCCAGACCCCCCCTTGAGCAGGGGGGTGCCGGATCAACCGTGAGGCCCCGGGGTGTCCCGCTGTCCGGGTAGGGTGACCTATGGACACCTTGCTTCCGGTCTTGCAGAACATCCTCACGCCGCAGGGGGGCTGGTCGCTGGCGTTTCTGGTGCGGATCGTGCTGTCGGTGCTGCTGCTGTACGCCCTGGTGGTGATGATCGCGCGCGCGTTCGGCGCCCGCACCTTCGCGTCGTTTACCTCCTTTGACTTCTTGATCAATGTCGCGGCGGGGTCGCTGGTGGCGAGTTCGATCATGGGCCGCAACCTCGCCGAGGGCGCCCTGGCCCTGCTCTGCCTCGCCGCCGTGCAGTGGCTGGTCTCGTCTCTCAGTGCCCGCTCGCGCCGCTTTCACGACGTGGTGGACAACCCGCCCGTCGTGCTGATCGAACACGGCCGGTATCAGGAGCGGGCGATGCGCCGGGCGCGCATCTCCCAGCAGTCGCTGGACCAGAAACTCCGCAGCCAGGGCGTGGGCGACGTGGGCGAGGTGCGCTTTGCCATCCTGGAGTCGGGGGGCAACGTCTCGGTCATGACGGGCGAGGGCGAGGAGCGGCCCGGCACCTTCCCCCGGCGGGCGGGGTGAGCGGCAGATGACCCACCCGCACACGCACAGCCACGGGCAGAACACGGGCGCCCGGCCACTCGCCCTCGCGCTGGCCCTGACAGGCACCTTTCTGGTCGTCGAGGTCGTCTACGGCCTGCTCTCGGGGAGCCTCGCGCTGCTCTCCGACGCCGGACACATGCTTACCGACGTGATGGCGCTCGTCCTCTCGCTGCTGGCGATCCGCGTCGGGCAGCGTCCGGCCGACCGCCTGCGCACCTTCGGCTACCGCCGCGCCGAGGTCCTGGCCGCCGCCATGAACGCCGGGGCGCTGTTGGCCATCGGGCTGTACATCCTCGCCGAGGCGTACCGGAGGCTGCGCGAGCCGGTCGAGGTCCAGACGACCTCCATGCTGATCGTCGCGTCGCTCGGACTGGTCGTGAACCTGATCAGCGCCCGGCTGCTGGCCTCCGGCGCCGGAAGCAGCCTGAACGTGAAGTCGGCCTACCTGGAGGTGCTGGGCGACCTGCTGGGGTCCGTCGCCGTGATCGTGGGAGCGCTCGTCATCCGCTTCACGGGCCTCACCTGGGTGGACCCGGTGCTGGCGGCGGGCATCGGCCTGTGGGTGTTGCCGCGCACCTGGACCCTGCTGAAAGCGAGCGTGAACGTGCTGCTGGAGGGGGTACCCGGGGGCCTGAATCTGGACGCCCTGCGCGCGGACCTGGCGGCCCTGCCGGGGGTGCGGGGGGTGCATGACCTGCACGTGTGGAGCGTGACGAGCGGGCAACACAACCTCACGGCGCATCTGGTGGCGCCCGCGCCCCGGGGAGACCTGCTCGCGCAGGTCC includes:
- a CDS encoding cation diffusion facilitator family transporter; translated protein: MTHPHTHSHGQNTGARPLALALALTGTFLVVEVVYGLLSGSLALLSDAGHMLTDVMALVLSLLAIRVGQRPADRLRTFGYRRAEVLAAAMNAGALLAIGLYILAEAYRRLREPVEVQTTSMLIVASLGLVVNLISARLLASGAGSSLNVKSAYLEVLGDLLGSVAVIVGALVIRFTGLTWVDPVLAAGIGLWVLPRTWTLLKASVNVLLEGVPGGLNLDALRADLAALPGVRGVHDLHVWSVTSGQHNLTAHLVAPAPRGDLLAQVHAVAERHGIGHSTVQVEPEGAHRGRGGHLHP